GGAATTTCTTTATCAAAAGGATTATACTTTGAGCTAGAATTTTTAGACATTATTTGTCGAACTCCAACAATATTCTCATACTTTGATAAATCAGTTATTTTTTTCTCAAAAACCTCTATATTTTGAGTAAAGTCAATAAAAGCAATAACTTTTATATTTTTATTATTAAAATTATTAGCTAGCCATTTATACTCGCATAAGTGATTAATGTTCTCACTATGTGCCTCTATATGTACAAAATTATCTATTTCAAAGTCAGATGGTAAAACTTTTCTAGGTAAATTAGTGTTTTCTACCCACTTGTTATAGCCATTATCTACATCCCAGAAATGAATATGTGAATCTATTATTTTTATCATTTAGCAGTATATCCTCCATCAACAGGAATTAATGAACCCGTCATATAAGAAGAGTCGTCACTTAACAGAAATAATACAACTTTTGCTATTTCTTTAGCGTTAGCAATCCTGCCAATGGGGAACTCAGTAGCCTCTTCTTTTTCTACTATCTCTAGAGGTATCCTAGATTCTTTAGAGTATTTATCTATTGCCTGTCTATATAAAGGTGTATCCGTAGTCCCTGGACAAACAGTGTTAACTCTAATTCCTTGAGAAGATAAATCTAATGCTAATGATTTAGTTATTTGAGCTATAGCTCCTTTAGTTAAACCATATGCAAAACTATTATACTTACCAACAAAACATTGATCTGAACCATTAAATACAATAGATGCTCCTTTATTCAAGTTATTTTCTAAAGCCTTAATAATAGATATATTAGATAGTAAATTAGTATTTATTAGTTTCTCTATTTCTTCTAGCGTTTGAGTAAATATAGATCCAGCACGATGAATCCCTACATTTAAAAAAATGCCTTCATAATTTCTATCTAAAGGAATATATTTATCTATCATTTTATAGTTAGATAAATCAACCTCTATATAATCTTCATTTTTTAGCATTTCAGCAGGTGGATTAATATCTAAATTAATGATCTTATAGCCTTTTTGACTTAGTTCTTTTATAACCTCTCTACCTATACCTGTAGAACCACCAGAAATAATATAATTTTTCATATAATTTTTCAGACTCTTTTATTTAATATAATTAAGAACTAATTTCTGAGGATTTACAATTTTAGTTTAAGTAAAAAATCAGAAATCATGCAAATAAATAGTGAGTTTCAGTAGAACCTTATGAGACTACATAAAACTGTAACTTAATGAAAACATTAATATGTAAAGCTCTGAAGATTTGTTATGAGATATATAAAATACCAATATGGTGCCCGTGGCCAACTCCTAACCAATCTCTCATAGCATTTATATATCAACACTTCTATTTTTTATAAATTAGTCAGTCGTACAAAAAGTCGTACAAATCAAAACTATATTTTATCAAAATAGTCGATATTGTATTTATAATAACATAGTTGATTAATTATAAGATTTTTATCAAGCACTCTCTTTAGGTAACCATAGATCAGCTAATTCAGATGAACTTAGTTTAGTAGTAGTTTGAACTCCATCTACACTTCCTCCATCCATATCTATATCATCTGCTCCAGAGGCTGCTAATAGCTCTGCTATCTTATTTGAGTTAGCTGATAAATCTAATGCAAATCCATCATTAGCATCTATCTCTAAACCTTGATTTGTATATTGACTAGAAAAATAATCATCTACTATTACTGAGCCTAATGGATCACTATCAAAACTAATTAGTAAATCTTCCCCATCTCTACTTAAATTAATAGCGTCATGATCAATATTTGTTAACTCTAATGTGTCCATAGTTCCATCATTAGATGATACATTTAAAGTATCATTACCATCTCCTTGAGAATATCTATAAGTATCTGAGCCTTCGCCTCCAGAGATTGCATCATCTCCCTGACCTCCAGTTATAACATCATCACCTTCTCCAGCCTTGATAGTATCATTACCAGTGCCTCCAGATAATATGTCATCTCCAGCTCCTACTTCTATAGTGTCATTACCTGCTCCACCTTCTATAGTGTTATTACCACCATTTAGAGCTTTAACTATATCATCCCCATCGCCAGCATCTGCTATGTCATCTCCTGAACCTAAATAAACTGTATCATCTCCAGCTCCTGCATATACAACATCTACTGCATCATTTGTTCCATTTATCGTCTCACTAGAATCTGTACCTAGAGTTATTGGCTGAACATCATCTATAGATTTAAAGCTACCATCTGAGAACTCAAAACCTGTTACTTTAGTTTGATTTCCATCTGTAGCATAAAACTTCTTAATTA
This region of Francisella frigiditurris genomic DNA includes:
- a CDS encoding SDR family NAD(P)-dependent oxidoreductase — protein: MKNYIISGGSTGIGREVIKELSQKGYKIINLDINPPAEMLKNEDYIEVDLSNYKMIDKYIPLDRNYEGIFLNVGIHRAGSIFTQTLEEIEKLINTNLLSNISIIKALENNLNKGASIVFNGSDQCFVGKYNSFAYGLTKGAIAQITKSLALDLSSQGIRVNTVCPGTTDTPLYRQAIDKYSKESRIPLEIVEKEEATEFPIGRIANAKEIAKVVLFLLSDDSSYMTGSLIPVDGGYTAK